The genome window GATGATCACGGTGCGGATTCCCAAGTCTAAAAGCGGCTGCGCCATCTGGCGGATTGCCTGCAGGTAATCGCCCCTGTTCTGGCGTGAAGTCAGTTCCCTATAATCCGTATCGGTGAGAATACAGCATTCGGTCAGGTTTGGCGTGATGACATCAGCGCATGCCACCAGTTTTTTCATCTGAGAGATAAGCTTTGGGGTGTAGGTGTCATATACATGACCCATGTCGCCCATGACCGGATCGACGAAAAGCAGAGTATTTTCCCGGCGGAAGACTTCGTTAAAGCGCAGGATCTTTTCCACCTGCGCGGCGCTGCCGAGAAAACCGGTGTAAATGCCGTCGAGGGTCAGCCCTCGTTTTTGCCATTCTTCGGTATAGTGATCCATTTTATCCGTATAGTCATCGCAGTAATAACTGTCATATCCGGTCTGGTTCGTGAGTACCGCCGTCGGGACAGGGCAGGCCTGCACGCCCATGACGGAAAGGACCGGAATGGCAGCAGTCAGGGAGCATTTGCCAAGGCCTGATAAATCATTGATGACTGCCACTCGTTTTACCATTTGAACAATTCCTTTCTGCTGCAAAGTAAAAACTTCTGGTTCTGCTTGCATTTCCAAATCGTTTTATATAGAATAGAATAAAAGTGTCGTTAAGAAAATACACAAAAACAATTATTTTTAAGGGGTCAGTTTGATATGGCAGTGGAATTGGAAAATGAGGAGATACCAAGGTATCTGCGTGTTTACAACTATTATAAGGATTTGATCTTAAGCGGAACAATGGCTGCCGGGACGAAGCTGCCGTCCATACGGAAAGGCTCGGCGCAGCTACAGATGAGCAGAACGACCATGGAGACGGCCTATATGCTCCTGGCAGCGGAGGGGTACATCGCGTCCAGACCGCAAAGCGGGTATTATGTGACGGACATCGCACAGCGTCAGAGTGGGAGGACCGGAGCCTTAGGGGCACAGAAAAAGCGGGAAGAGACGAGAATCGAGTATGATTTTGTTACCCAGGGGGTGGACCGGGAGAGCTTTCGTTTTGAGCTGTGGCGGCGTTACATGAAAAGTGCGCTCAGGCAGGACGAGCGGCTGCTATCTTACGGGGAGCCCCAGGGGGAGCAGGAGTTCCGTGAGGTCCTCGGCGGGTATTTACAGGAGATGCGAAGCGTGATCTGTACGCCGGATCAGATTGTGATCGGAGCAGGGGTGCAGACTTTGCTGCAGATTTTGTGCCCCCTCCTTAAGGAGCGGGGAAAGATTGCCTTCCATAATCCGGAATTCCTCCAGGGCAGGGCCGTTTTCGAGGATTACGGGTTTGAGATGGCGGATAATTACCGGGAAGAAGGAACGGGCATGTATTATATTTCGCCGTCGCAGATGGCAAAATGGGAGGGAGTCATGCCGATCGCGGACAGGCTTAACCTGGTAGGAGAAGCGTCCGAAAGGAAGCTTCTGCTCATAGAAGACGATTACAACAGTGAGTTTCGGTATTTCCAGAGACCGACGCCGTCTCTTCAGGGGCTTGCAGGCGGAAGGGGCGTGGTGTATCTGGGAACCTTCTCCAAGATGCTGCTTCCCTCGATCCGTATGAGCTTTATGGTACTGCCGCCGGAGCTTCTGGGAGAATATGAGAAGCGCAAGAACAACTATAACCAAACGGCTTCCAAGGCGGAGCAGATCGCGATCACCCAGTTTATCCGGGACGGACACCTGGCGGGACAGATTAGGAAATCGCGAAAGATCCATCTGGCAAAAGCCGCCGAGCTTGCCCGCGCGGCCCGGAACGTATTTGGAGAGAGGGTACAGACCAGGATCGAGGAGGCAGGCTTTCATGTCATGCTAAGTTTTCAGACGGAAAAATCTTCCCGGGAGATTGCAGGGAAGGCCCGCAGCGCCGGCGTGGCGGTGATTCCGGTGCCGGAGGCGGCGCCAGGCGTACAGGAGACGGGGGAAGCGACGGTGATGCTGGTCTGCGCCAATGTGGCGTCGCAGGATTATGAAGCTGCAATGGAGCAATTAAGGCGATGTATCTGAAAATAGGAAAACAGGATTTCAGGTATGCTATGGAAGGGAGGAAATGTGATGACCGGATTTGCACATGAACTGGTGATGCCAAACGAGGATCTGCCGTTCAAACTGTTTTTATTTGAAGGAAAGGACGGGAATTATTTCCGGGAGAAGCACTGGCACCGCTCGGTGGAGATATTTGCGGTTCTTGAGGGAGAACTTGATTTTTATATGAATGAGGAGGATACGCACCTTGAGGCGGGCGAGTTCGTGATCGTCAACTCCAACGAGGTGCACTCGATCCGGGCAGTGGAGAAGAATCAGACGGTGGTACTTCAGATTCCGCTGAAAGCCTTTGAGGCGTATTATACCGACGAGCAGTTCATTTGTTTTACCCACGGAGAGCGGGAGCAGGACAGGCACATGATGGAGCTCGTGCGGGAAATGTATGAAACATACGAGAAAAAGGAGACCGGATATGAACTGAAGGTGCAGAGTTCTTATTTTATGATGATGTATCTTCTGGTCACAAAATACCGCAAGATGGAGGTCAGCCCGGAGATAATCAGGAACCGCCGGAATTTAAACAGGCTGTCTTCGATTACCAATTATATAAAAGATAATTATTGGAAGGAACTGTCACTTGACGGGGTGGCGTCTGTCTTCGGCTATTCCCCAACGTATTTGTCGCGTATGTTCCAGAAGTACGCAAAGACGAATTACAAGGCTTATCTGCAAAGTGTCAGGCTGGAATATGCCTATAAGGAGTTAATGAAAACGGAGCATAGTATCGGAGAGGTGGCGGAGCATAACGGATTCGCGGACGGAAGGGCATTTGCCAGAGCCTTCAGGAGAAAATACGGGGTGTTGCCAAGCGAATATAAAAAGATAAAAAAGTGTAGTTCATAAGCCAAGTTTTCGGTAGTGAAAAGAGCAAGCATTTGTTATGATGAGGACAGGAACTTAGTGTAAGATCATCGAAGGAGGAAAAGTAAATGAATAACATGCCGGAAATGAAAATCGGAGTAGTGGCAGTCAGCCGCGACTGTTTCCCGGAGAGTTTATCCGTATCCAGAAGAGAGGCGCTGATAAGTGCATATAAAGAAAAATATGGAGAGGCGGATATTTACGAATGCCCGATCTGTATCGTGGAGAGCGAGATCCATATGGTGCAGGCACTGGAAGATGTAAAGAAGGCGGGCTGTAATGCGCTGGTAGTATACCTTGGAAATTTTGGGCCGGAGATTGCGGAGACCTTGCTGGCAAAGCATTTTGACGGACCAAAGATGTTCGTGGCAGCAGCAGAGGAGACGGGAAATAATCTGGTGCAGGGCCGCGGAGATGCCTACTGCGGTATGTTAAATGCCAGCTACAACTTAAAGCTGCGTAATATCAAAGCTTACATACCGGAATATCCGGTGGGAACTGCCGAGGAATGTGCGGACATGATTCATGAGTTCGTACCGATTGCCAGAGCGATCGTGGCACTTGGGGACCTGAAGATCATCAGCTTCGGACCGAGACCGCTCAACTTCCTGGCATGTAACGCACCGATCAAACAGCTTTATAATATCGGAGTGGAGATTGAAGAGAATTCAGAGCTGGATCTGTTCGAGGCATTTAAAGGGCATGCCGGCGACGAGCGGATTCCGGAAGTGGTAAAAGAGATGGAAGAAGAGCTGGGCGCGGGAAATAAGAAACCGGAGATTCTTGCCAAACTTGCGCAGTATGAGCTGACTTTGAAGGATTGGGTACGCGACCACAAGGGCTACCGCAAATATGTTGCCATCGCCGGAAAATGCTGGCCGGCGTTCCAGACCCAGTTCGGCTTTGTTCCCTGTTATGTCAACAGCCGTTTGACCGCGCAGGGTATCCCGGTTTCCTGCGAGGTGGATATATATGGAGCTCTCAGTGAGTTCATCGGAACCGTGATAAGCCAGGATACCGTAACCCTTCTTGACATTAACAACTCCGTTCCGGCGGATCTCTACGAAGAAGAGATTAAAGGAAAGTTTGACTATACCCAGAAAGATACCTTTATGGGCTTCCATTGTGGAAATACAGCCGCTTCCAAGTTGTCCTTCTGCGAGATGAAATATCAGATGATCATGGCAAGGACGCTCCCGGAGGAGGTGACCCAGGGAACGCTGGAAGGCGATATCCTGCCGGGCGACATTACCTTCTACCGCCTGCAGAGTACGTCGGACAACATCCTGCGCGCCTATATTGCACAGGGCGAGGTGCTTCCGGTTGCGACCAGATCCTTTGGCTCCATCGGAATCTTTGCCATTCCGGAGATGGGAAGATTCTATCGCCATGTATTGATCGAGAAGAATTTCCCGCATCACGGCGCGGTAGCGTTCGGACATTTTGGAAAAGAATTGTTTGAGGTATTCAAATATATCGGCGTTCCGGTGGAGGAGATTGGCTATAATCAGCCGAAGGGCGTGCGCTATCCGACGGAGAATCCCTGGGCGTAAATAGGAGGCAGATATGTTATATATAGGAATTGATCTGGGGACTTCTGCGGTAAAGCTCCTGCTCATGGATGAAAAAGGGAAGATCGAGAAGATTGTCTCAAAAGAGTATCCACTTGAATTTCCGCACCCGGGCTGGTCGCAGCAGCACCCGGAGGACTGGTTTAGTAAGTCCGTGGAGGGAATGAAAGAGCTGATCGCGCAGTGTGATAAATCCCGGATTGCAGGAATCAGCTTCGGAGGACAGATGCACGGACTGGTCATATTGGATGAGAATGATCAGGTGATTCGGCCGGCCATTCTCTGGAACGACGGCAGGACCACGGAGGAGACCGACTATCTGAACCAGGTGATCGGTAAAGAAAAGTTGTCGAGATACACGGCAAATATTGCATTTACCGGGTTCACCGCCCCGAAGATACTGTGGGTGAGAAACAAAGAACCGGAGAATTTTGCGAGAATTGCCAAAATCATGCTTCCCAAGGATTATCTGGCCTATCGGCTTTGCGGCAGCTTCTGCACGGATTATTCCGATGCGTCGGGAATGCTGCTTTTAGATGTGGAGCATAAATGCTGGTCGAAAGAGATGATGGAAATCTGCGGCATCTGCGAGAATCAGCTTCCCAAACTCTATGAGAGCTACGAGGTCGTGGGAACATTGAAGCCGGAAATGGCAGCTGTACTTGGGCTTTCGGAAGGTGTCAGGATTATTGCGGGCGCAGGGGATAATGCGGCGGCAGCAGTGGGAACCGGGACAGTCGGAGAGGGAAGATGCAATATTTCGCTGGGAACATCGGGGACGATCTTTATTTCCAGTCAGTCCTTCGGCGTCGATGCGAATAACGCACTCCATTCTTTTGCCCATGCAGACGGGCACTATCATCTGATGGGCTGCATGCTCAGTGCGGCGTCCTGCAACAAATGGTGGAATGAGGAAATCCTGAAGACCTGTGATTATGCGGCAGAGCAGGCGGGAATCGAAAACCTAGGAGAGAACAGGGTATTTTACCTTCCTTATCTGATGGGAGAGCGTTCCCCCCACAACGATCCTTATGCAAGAGCCACCTTCGTCGGTATGACCATGGATACCACCAGAGAAGAGATGACCCAGGCGGTGCTGGAAGGCGTGGCATTTGCACTTAGGGACTCTCTGGAGGTGGCAAGGAGCCTCGGAAATAAGATTACGCGGACAAAGATCTGCGGCGGCGGAGCAAAGAGCCCGCTTTGGAAGAAGATGATCGCGAATACCATGAACCTGAAGGTCGATGTCGTCGAGAGCGAGGAAGGCCCGGCTATGGGCGGCGCGATCCTGGCGGCGGTGGGCTGCGGGGAATATGAGAGCGTAGAAGAGGCTGCAGAAAAGCTGGTCAAAATAGTGGATACAGTGGAACCGGAGCCGGATCTGGCAGCTAAGTATGAGAAGCAGTA of Roseburia hominis contains these proteins:
- a CDS encoding pyridoxamine kinase; translation: MVKRVAVINDLSGLGKCSLTAAIPVLSVMGVQACPVPTAVLTNQTGYDSYYCDDYTDKMDHYTEEWQKRGLTLDGIYTGFLGSAAQVEKILRFNEVFRRENTLLFVDPVMGDMGHVYDTYTPKLISQMKKLVACADVITPNLTECCILTDTDYRELTSRQNRGDYLQAIRQMAQPLLDLGIRTVIITGIICKAPGDPEAKYYNLVLDGNDCHIISSEIHGGSYSGTGDLLASVVCAGMVRGDSPECAVLKAVRFLEKALIETVREKVPRNDGINFEPYLSMLL
- a CDS encoding PLP-dependent aminotransferase family protein, with the protein product MAVELENEEIPRYLRVYNYYKDLILSGTMAAGTKLPSIRKGSAQLQMSRTTMETAYMLLAAEGYIASRPQSGYYVTDIAQRQSGRTGALGAQKKREETRIEYDFVTQGVDRESFRFELWRRYMKSALRQDERLLSYGEPQGEQEFREVLGGYLQEMRSVICTPDQIVIGAGVQTLLQILCPLLKERGKIAFHNPEFLQGRAVFEDYGFEMADNYREEGTGMYYISPSQMAKWEGVMPIADRLNLVGEASERKLLLIEDDYNSEFRYFQRPTPSLQGLAGGRGVVYLGTFSKMLLPSIRMSFMVLPPELLGEYEKRKNNYNQTASKAEQIAITQFIRDGHLAGQIRKSRKIHLAKAAELARAARNVFGERVQTRIEEAGFHVMLSFQTEKSSREIAGKARSAGVAVIPVPEAAPGVQETGEATVMLVCANVASQDYEAAMEQLRRCI
- a CDS encoding helix-turn-helix domain-containing protein, whose translation is MTGFAHELVMPNEDLPFKLFLFEGKDGNYFREKHWHRSVEIFAVLEGELDFYMNEEDTHLEAGEFVIVNSNEVHSIRAVEKNQTVVLQIPLKAFEAYYTDEQFICFTHGEREQDRHMMELVREMYETYEKKETGYELKVQSSYFMMMYLLVTKYRKMEVSPEIIRNRRNLNRLSSITNYIKDNYWKELSLDGVASVFGYSPTYLSRMFQKYAKTNYKAYLQSVRLEYAYKELMKTEHSIGEVAEHNGFADGRAFARAFRRKYGVLPSEYKKIKKCSS
- a CDS encoding L-fucose/L-arabinose isomerase family protein; its protein translation is MNNMPEMKIGVVAVSRDCFPESLSVSRREALISAYKEKYGEADIYECPICIVESEIHMVQALEDVKKAGCNALVVYLGNFGPEIAETLLAKHFDGPKMFVAAAEETGNNLVQGRGDAYCGMLNASYNLKLRNIKAYIPEYPVGTAEECADMIHEFVPIARAIVALGDLKIISFGPRPLNFLACNAPIKQLYNIGVEIEENSELDLFEAFKGHAGDERIPEVVKEMEEELGAGNKKPEILAKLAQYELTLKDWVRDHKGYRKYVAIAGKCWPAFQTQFGFVPCYVNSRLTAQGIPVSCEVDIYGALSEFIGTVISQDTVTLLDINNSVPADLYEEEIKGKFDYTQKDTFMGFHCGNTAASKLSFCEMKYQMIMARTLPEEVTQGTLEGDILPGDITFYRLQSTSDNILRAYIAQGEVLPVATRSFGSIGIFAIPEMGRFYRHVLIEKNFPHHGAVAFGHFGKELFEVFKYIGVPVEEIGYNQPKGVRYPTENPWA
- the xylB gene encoding xylulokinase — protein: MLYIGIDLGTSAVKLLLMDEKGKIEKIVSKEYPLEFPHPGWSQQHPEDWFSKSVEGMKELIAQCDKSRIAGISFGGQMHGLVILDENDQVIRPAILWNDGRTTEETDYLNQVIGKEKLSRYTANIAFTGFTAPKILWVRNKEPENFARIAKIMLPKDYLAYRLCGSFCTDYSDASGMLLLDVEHKCWSKEMMEICGICENQLPKLYESYEVVGTLKPEMAAVLGLSEGVRIIAGAGDNAAAAVGTGTVGEGRCNISLGTSGTIFISSQSFGVDANNALHSFAHADGHYHLMGCMLSAASCNKWWNEEILKTCDYAAEQAGIENLGENRVFYLPYLMGERSPHNDPYARATFVGMTMDTTREEMTQAVLEGVAFALRDSLEVARSLGNKITRTKICGGGAKSPLWKKMIANTMNLKVDVVESEEGPAMGGAILAAVGCGEYESVEEAAEKLVKIVDTVEPEPDLAAKYEKQYRKFVKIYPALKSVFRELEE